Within Maridesulfovibrio frigidus DSM 17176, the genomic segment GAGACTCACCTACACAACGGCTGAAAATGCATTCCCCTTTTTCTTGAATACAACAGGAGAACTTACAAGTCAGTATAAAAAATTAGGCAATGCAAACCAAATAGTAGAAAGCTTAATAACAGTACTGATACCCATTTTGTATGACAACATAAGAGCTACAATTGGATCATTGACACTCATTGGAGGTCATCAAGCTTTTTTAGGTGCATCACGCTCTGAGATCATTGCAAACCACTCAACACCTGACCACAAAAAACTCCTAAAGCAACAAGCAACCCAAATGCTCAAGTCATAACTACCCCTCACGAATTCAACTTAGAAACCCCCGCCCCCGCGGGGTTTTCTTTTGCCCAATTACCAGTGTAATCCCCACAGATAGCAAAACTGCCCCATGTATTTTGAGCCAATGGATCTATTTTTATGTTGACAAATAGATCCATTGGCTCTATTTTTAATTCTACACAACGACCACAAGACCAAACGCACCGCGCGAAACATCCGGAACAAGTACGCCTTGAATCAACGTGTGAATTGATTTTCAAATTATTCGAAGTCTGTGAAGGACTGCATAGATACAGATACCTCCTCACAACTTGGGTGTGCCGGAAACTCCCCTTTCCGGCCTCCTCACAGGCTTCGAACAAGAAAACGGAGATAAGATGTGCCTACATGTAATCTTTCACCGCACAGTCACCTTTGAAGCGACATGCACTTATTGCGGCGCACATGAATGGCTGACCACTGAAAAGGCAGTGACGAAGTTCACCAAAGACCACGCAGACTGCAACAAGCTTTACGAGGCCGAGTATGAGCAATCCTTATGTGAATTACGAATTGGCGAAAATACAGAAGCAACTTCAAGAATTGCGCCCACACATGACGAACAAAGGCATGTGTAAAATTGGCGGATTAATAGTGGAACTTACGGACTTGCAGAACTTTGCGGCTCCGCAGGATCAATACCCGACAGACGAAAACAACTGTCATCGCGGGTTTCATCACAACAGGTAGGAGTAACTATGTCAGAATTAAAAATCATAGATTTGTTCATCATCTGTCACGAATGCCGCAAGGTTTTCACTGGCAAAAATATAACCCTCAACACCCCTTGCCCTGATTGCGGAACAACCGACTTCGCATACATCAAAGCTGAAGGCATTGTGGATGCCGTTGAAAACGAAATGGCCCTTGAAGCTATCCTTGCTCACTCAAACTGTGCCGTAGTTCACGAAGTTGCAAATGTAATGGGCTACTCGGAATCCGGCGGCAGAGATTCGCGTAATAACGACAGCCATTTGAAAAACCTGAAAGAATGGCTTGAAGATCAGGAGTAACCATGTATCGCGCAGAAGATTTTATCAGAAACTGCCCACTGCTGAAAGAAGGTGGCGTTGTGAACAGACTAAATAAAGCTAAAGCCCTTAATCCTTTTAATGCCAAAAAGGTTGCAAACCTTGGGTGTAGTTCCAGCGAAAAGGCTTGTCTGAATTTCGCTCTCACCCTCTATAATCCCGGCAACTATCCTTTTGAAATAGGAAAACTTCTTATCAACGTTTCCGACCAACCGACACTTGATCATGTTGCAGAATGGATTCGTAAGGGCAGTCTAGGGCTGGACTAGATAGGCCATGTTGAAAGCAGGACTGCGAGTGCAGGTTAAAACAAGCATCCGGAGACGGTCATACCTAGCATATGTTGATAGGCTCGACCCTCGCGGCTTTTGGGTAGGATTCAAAATTGTAAATGGACGCATGAATAAAACAAGGCTCTGCATATTCAGACCTAAACATGTAACCGCTATAGAAACCGAAGCTGGTTTGCGGTGCGTTTTACAGGAAACTTTATGAAAAAAGAAATCAAAGAAAGATACAAGATTAAAGGCTTTGATTATGAGGTCGATGAAAAAGGCCGCGTGTTCAGCACTAAGCACCATCCCGGTTACGGCATAGGCTGGCAGATGATGCCCACTAAGCCGGGCTTAACTCGTATTCCGCAGTATACCCTGCGCCGAGACGGTGAAAGTTTCGTTTTCCGTATTGATTTACTGGTAGATAAATATTTTGATTCAACCGAAGTTTTTGACGGCAATTGGTTCCGCAAAATGCGCTCAGAATCTAAAAAGCATAAAGCCCTAATGCGCGCGACATTCCTTGAAGAGAAAAGACAGACGAAGGAAGCAGGAAAGGCACTAGTAAGACCTACGCCTGAAACGGATATTATCATTGAACAAAAGTCAGCTCCAAACACTTACATACCTTGGTCGAACACAGAACAGCTTATAGAAAATTGCCGTTTTGATGAAAGCTACTCTGCCGCAATTGGTGGAGATTCAAGAGACGCTCAAATGTGCCCACTTAGATAAGGACAATTCACCATGAATCTTACAAGCACCCTGCAATCCCACTTAGGCCGCCGCTATTCTGCCGAAGACGTCGCAACAGCATTTGCGAAATCTAAAAACTGGGTCTATAGAAATGCAACCGCTATCGGCGGTGTTCGCATGGGAAAAGAATGGGTGTTCTTTGAAATAAACATGGTCAATTGCCTCACCAGAGGAACAGACGATGCCAATACAGCGAAAAAACAAGACCACGCAGAAGAAGGAATGGTTCGGAAGGATAACCTTGCCGAATGGAAAGCAGAAAGAAAAGAAAGCTTCGACCAAAAAGGAAGCGTTGGATTGGGAATGTATGATGAGGCAGAGGTTGAGCGAATTATCAGCGACCCCGACCCTTTCAATCTCATTACACAGTCTCACCACCAGACACCTTGAAGCACAAGTAGCCAAAGGAATCAGCGAAAGTTGGTTTCAGGATAAAAAGCTTGTGCTTAAGGAACTTCTAAACGCTTCTGGTGTAAAGCCCTTTCAACCTGCGGTTAATCTTGAACACGAAACCGTCCGCAAATTCCTTGATAAAATTGCCACGCTAAAAACGGGGCATAGGGCCAACAGATACCGCCGCCATATTCTTAGAATGTGGTCATGGGGCAAGACGGCCCGACTTATATCCGGCGAGTGCCCTTGGGATGTTGAGAAATACAAAGAAGTGCGGAACCCTCGTTATATCCCTTCTGAAGACGACTTCTGGAAGGTGTACGAAATAGCTGATCAGGTTCCGGACGGTTCAAGCCACAGAACAGGTGTTTACAATTCTGAGCCGCACCGTAAAACGATCCTGCTTACATTCCTTCATACAGCCGCCAGAAAATCAGAGATATTTGATCTCAAAAAAGAAGACCTCGACTTATCAGCCCGTAAAATACGTTTATGGACTGCCAAGCGTGACGGCGGCGTGGAATATGATTGGGTTCCAATGACTGGAATTCTGCACGATGAGCTTGAAAAGCACCTTGCCCGGCAAAAGCTTGAATTCCCATTCACGGATTACGTGTTCGTGAACCCTGCAACCGGACTCAATTATTCCAGCGTAAGCAAAATGATGGAAAGATTGTGTAAACGGGCTGGAGTAAAGCATTTTGGCTTCCACGCTATCCGACACCTCACCGCGTCGATTCTAGATAGCAAGATGGTGCCTATGGCTGATATTCAGGCCATACTACGGCACAAGTCTATGGAAGTGACCGCAAAGTACGTTCATTCCATAAGAGGCGCGCGCGTTGAGCTGGATAAGGTGTTTGGAACAGGCAAAGTGATTCAGTTTGAGGACATAAAAAAAGCCCCCGCAAAAGCGGAGGCTTGAAATAAAGGTGAGTAAAGCAGTGAGTAAAGCTTACAACCGACTCACTATTTAGCTCTAAACCCTTGAAATAATTGGTGGGCAATACAAGATTCGAACTTGTGGCTTCCAGCTCCGGAGGCTGTTTTCGCAGTTGTTTCACACATAGCACTCAAGTCAATATCCACTCTATTCATTAATATTATTGATTTTATTTCAAAGACATTGTTTACTGAATCTACGAGCAAGGGTAGCATTTGGGTAGCAATTCCGCATTTGGGTAGCATTTGGGTAGCAAAAAAATGATCCGTATTAAGACAAGATATATTGGCGTTTATCATAGAGAATCTGACACTCGTAGGTTCAGAGGAAAGCCTGACATTTGCTATGAGATAACCTACAAGCTTAAGAACCGCAAAAAGATATGGGAAAAGATCGGCTGGAAAAGTGAAGGCTTTTCCGCTGTCATGGCCAACAACCTGCGCAGTGAGCGTTTGGTGAAAATTAAGACCGGAACTGTCTCGGTTATCATCAACATTACATATGCAAAAGCATGGCAAAATTATTGCGATAGACATTTGACCGAAGGAAAATCTAAGGCCACCGACATATACCGTCATAACAAGCATATTGAAAACACTCTCGGACACTTCAGGCTGGATCAAATAACACCGGACATTCTCCAAACCTTCATGAATCGTTTGTCGGACACACTCAGTCCGCAGAGTGTTAAACATGTCCTTGCCCAGGTCAGAAGAGTCATCAACAAGGCCATTAAGTGGGGCCACTGGGACGGAGTAAACCCTGTCACTAGAATCACAATGCCCACTATCAATAATAGTAGAACACGATACTTCACACCTAATGAAGCAGCTCAAGTGCTTGAAGAGCTCCAATACCGCAGCCCTCAAACACATTCCATGGCCACCGTCAGCCTCCACACCGGGATGAGATTCGGAGAGATCGCAGCTATTCGCTGGGCAGATGTAAATTTTGATGCCGGAACCATCTCTATTTTTGACGCCAAAACAGGTGATAGACACGCCTTGATGACTGACACCGTTAAGAAAATGCTTTCTGATATGCCCAACAAAGTTCCAAGCGATTACCTTTTCTTTTCTAGAAAAGGCGACAAGATAAAAGCAGCCAGCCCCACCTTTGAGCGAGTTGTAAATGAACTCGGGCTTAATGCCGACATAACTGATCGACGCCAAAAAATTGTATTTCATTCTCTTAGACACACCTACGCCTCCTGGATGGCAACTAAAGGAATCCCGCTTTATGTTATCGCAGAACTGCTTGGCCACAGTACTTTAGAAATGGCCAGCCGCTATGCTCACCTCTGCCCTGACCAAAAACGAGAAGCCTCAAACATGGTGCAGGAAGTTTTCAACTCGGCTGGTCAATAGTTCTAACCAAACCCGAAGTGTAAAATTTCTCCAGATCTGACTTTCTATACAATATTTTACTGCCCCTTCTAGTATACATAGGCCCACGCCCTTCTCCCCTGAGCTTTCGTAATGAAGCCGCACTTTCACCATAAAGAAGAGCAACTTCATTAGTATTCAGGTTTTCTTTACGCTTAAGGAATTCCATTTCAAACACCGGCTTCATATTTTCGCCCACAACTTCGCGCAGCACACTTTGCATTTCCTGCGGGAATCCGGAAGAGACTGGTGCTAAATGTTTTTCACATAGCTTAGACAGCTCTGCTTCAAATTCTTCTTTGCCCATCACTCACTCCATACGATATTGGTTAAAGCCATTCCAACCTCAGTTCCGAGCAACGGATCAGTGGTTGCCGCATCGCCACACTCATACAACTCATGCTCCCTCTCTCCGGCCAGATCCTTAATCAAGGAAAGAACTGACATTTCCAAATACCGCCACGGTTTCTTTCTGCCAGTTTGAAGCTTAACAATGAGCGCATCGCAAACCAGCATATGAACCGCCAGCCAGTAGTGCATCCATTCATCGGCCTCAAATTCATTATCTGGAAACATTACTTCCACGATATCTTTGACCTGAGCGAAAGATTTCTTCACGGCCTTGTCAGCTCTGGTACTGGTTATTGGATCAAGCCGCCCCTTTGCTTCAGAATACCATTTACGGATTTTCTCTGAAGCAGAACGACCGCGCGCAGATCTACAAACAGACTCGTCCATCAGATCAAGGCCGGTATCAATCATGGACAGCACAACATGAAGCTGCCTGTTTGTTATGGCCTGCCGTTTGCGCCGGTTGTTTAAATTATTTGTCATGAGATCTCCCTTATAAAATCTTCCAGCCCACTACCTTTCATATCCTTCAGACAAATCCTTAACGATCCTTCCACCAATTTCGATTTGGT encodes:
- a CDS encoding OapC/ArvC family zinc-ribbon domain-containing protein, with the translated sequence MSELKIIDLFIICHECRKVFTGKNITLNTPCPDCGTTDFAYIKAEGIVDAVENEMALEAILAHSNCAVVHEVANVMGYSESGGRDSRNNDSHLKNLKEWLEDQE
- a CDS encoding tyrosine-type recombinase/integrase; the protein is MSELSATPTLSISLHSLTTRHLEAQVAKGISESWFQDKKLVLKELLNASGVKPFQPAVNLEHETVRKFLDKIATLKTGHRANRYRRHILRMWSWGKTARLISGECPWDVEKYKEVRNPRYIPSEDDFWKVYEIADQVPDGSSHRTGVYNSEPHRKTILLTFLHTAARKSEIFDLKKEDLDLSARKIRLWTAKRDGGVEYDWVPMTGILHDELEKHLARQKLEFPFTDYVFVNPATGLNYSSVSKMMERLCKRAGVKHFGFHAIRHLTASILDSKMVPMADIQAILRHKSMEVTAKYVHSIRGARVELDKVFGTGKVIQFEDIKKAPAKAEA
- a CDS encoding tyrosine-type recombinase/integrase, giving the protein MIRIKTRYIGVYHRESDTRRFRGKPDICYEITYKLKNRKKIWEKIGWKSEGFSAVMANNLRSERLVKIKTGTVSVIINITYAKAWQNYCDRHLTEGKSKATDIYRHNKHIENTLGHFRLDQITPDILQTFMNRLSDTLSPQSVKHVLAQVRRVINKAIKWGHWDGVNPVTRITMPTINNSRTRYFTPNEAAQVLEELQYRSPQTHSMATVSLHTGMRFGEIAAIRWADVNFDAGTISIFDAKTGDRHALMTDTVKKMLSDMPNKVPSDYLFFSRKGDKIKAASPTFERVVNELGLNADITDRRQKIVFHSLRHTYASWMATKGIPLYVIAELLGHSTLEMASRYAHLCPDQKREASNMVQEVFNSAGQ
- a CDS encoding helix-turn-helix domain-containing protein, with translation MGKEEFEAELSKLCEKHLAPVSSGFPQEMQSVLREVVGENMKPVFEMEFLKRKENLNTNEVALLYGESAASLRKLRGEGRGPMYTRRGSKILYRKSDLEKFYTSGLVRTIDQPS